The following are from one region of the Sardina pilchardus chromosome 4, fSarPil1.1, whole genome shotgun sequence genome:
- the pdzk1 gene encoding Na(+)/H(+) exchange regulatory cofactor NHE-RF3, with protein sequence MAGIKPRVIVLSKREGQTFGFFLRVERDEEGHLIRSLDMGGPAELVGLKDGDRIIRVNGVFVDNSEHAQVAELVRKSGMSVTFHVLSEAAYKQAKAEGWDLAEIPRQVAVNGVTGLSNKLKLCYLTKATTGFGFSLKSVKGQSGVLMMDVTRGGSADTAGVKENDRLVEVNGENVEKSNHDQIVQKVKAGGGSVMFLLVDGETDRFYKNKQISLGPGLATVKHLPHKPRIAELTKGSDGYGFYLRKEPKMAGHFIKDIDRGSPAERAGLKEMDRLVAVGGEEVDKCTHDQAVDKIRLEGNKCCLLVVDAVTDKMYKLGKASPLLFWEETRASSASQPEPTKKPEPRPATPPPIPVLAKAPSPAPAEDYKPKLCHLEKAASGFGFHLNGIQGVPGQYIKEVVRGGAAEKAGVEEDDVVVEVNGVNVEKSSHEEVVEMIRDTGHTLRLLLAGRKAYDHLKATGVAVTLALLGLEATRPPSPKLPEATRPPSPKLPEVREEEESSSSSSESEEEEEKEKEEEKKAEEVRQEEKEEEEEEKKAEEVRTEEKKKEEEEKKAEEKKEEKKAEEVRTEEKKEEEEKKEEKAEEAARPDTPAKEPRARTPSVSSSSSNASFDEQL encoded by the exons ATGGCTGGGATCAAACCACGGGTGATTGTCCTGTCCAAGCGCGAGGGCCAGACCTTCGGGTTCTTCCTGCGcgtggagagagatgaggagggccACCTGATCCGCAGCCTGGACATGGGCGGCCCAGCAGAGCTCGTCGGCCTCAAGGACGGAGACCGCATCATCAGGGTCAACGGCGTCTTTGTCGACAACTCAGAGCATGCTCAG GTCGCAGAACTGGTGAGGAAGAGTGGGATGTCGGTGACGTTCCACGTCCTCAGCGAAGCGGCATACAAACAGGCCAAAGCGGAGGGATGGGACCTGGCAGAGATACCGCGGCAGGTCGCCGTGAACGGGGTCACCGGCTTGAGCAACAAGCTCAAGCTCTGTTACCTCACCAAGGCCACAACGGGGTTTGGCTTCTCCCTGAAGAGTGTGAAAG GGCAGAGTGGTGTACTCATGATGGACGTGACTCGCGGAGGCTCAGCTGATACTGCAGGGGTGAAGGAGAACGACCGCCTTGTGGAGGTCAACGGCGAGAACGTTGAGAAATCCAACCATGATCAAATCGTGCAGAAG GTGAAGGCCGGGGGCGGCAGTGTCATGTTCCTGCTGGTGGACGGTGAGACGGACAGGttctacaaaaacaaacagatcaGCTTGGGACCCGGCCTCGCCACGGTCAAGCACCTCCCCCACAAACCCCGTATCGCCGAGCTGACCAAAGGCTCCGACGGCTACGGCTTCTACCTAAGGAAAGAACCCAAAATGGCCG GTCACTTCATCAAGGACATAGACCGCGGCAGCCCCGCGGAGAGGGCTGGCCTGAAAGAGATGGACAGGTTGGTGGCcgtgggaggggaggaggtggacaaGTGCACGCACGACCAGGCGGTGGACAAGATCCGGCTGGAAGGAAACAAATGCTGCCTCCTGGTGGTGGATGCAGTGACAGACAAGATGTACAaactg GGTAaggcctcccctctcctcttctgggAGGAGACTCGGGCCTCCTCGGCCAGCCAACCAGAGCCCACCAAAAAGCCCGAGCCCCGCCCAGCAACACCTCCACCCATCCCCGTACTCGCAAAagcaccatcaccagcacctgCGGAGGACTATAAACCCAAACTATGCCATCTCGAGAAGGCCGCCTCCGGCTTTGGCTTCCATCTCAACGGCATCCAGGGAGTGCCCGGGCAGTACATCAAAGAG GTGGTGAGGGGTGGAGCCGCGGAAAAGGCAGGCGTGGAGGAGGACGACGTCGTGGTGGAGGTGAACGGCGTGAACGTGGAGAAGAGCAGCCacgaggaggtggtggagatgaTCCGCGACACGGGCCACACGCTGCGCCTCCTGTTGGCCGGGAGGAAGGCGTACGACCACCTGAAGGCCACCGGCGTGGCCGTCACCCTCGCGCTGCTGGGCCTGGAGGCCACCAGGCCGCCCAGCCCCAAGCTCCCGGAGGCCACCAGGCCGCCCAGCCCCAAGCTCCCGGAggtgagggaagaggaggagtcgtcgtcgtcgtcatcggagtcggaggaggaggaggagaaggagaaggaggaggagaagaaggcggAAGAGGTGAGgcaagaagagaaggaggaggaggaggaggagaagaaggcagAAGAGGTGAggacagaagaaaagaaaaaggaggaggaggagaagaaggcagaagagaagaaggaggagaagaaagcagAAGAGGTgaggacagaagagaagaaggaggaggaggagaagaaggaagagaaagcAGAGGAGGCTGCCAGGCCTGACACACCGGCGAAAGAGCCACGCGCTAGG ACGCCATCAGTATCATCTTCGTCCTCCAACGCTAGTTTTGATGAACAACTTTAA